The following are encoded together in the Candidatus Dadabacteria bacterium genome:
- a CDS encoding single-stranded DNA-binding protein → MAAVNKAIILGNLGRDPEVRYTTDGNAVTTFSVATTETRKDRDGNSQEHTEWHRIVVFGRLAEVCGEYLAKGRSVYVEGSIRTRSWDDREGNKRYTTEIVGRTVQFLSPRGEGGRQSRSEVPPPEDDFTYEEGTGMTDDDVPF, encoded by the coding sequence ATGGCAGCGGTTAACAAGGCCATAATACTCGGCAATCTGGGAAGAGACCCGGAAGTGAGGTACACGACGGACGGAAATGCGGTTACCACCTTCTCGGTTGCTACCACGGAAACACGAAAAGACAGAGACGGAAACTCTCAGGAACACACGGAGTGGCACAGGATAGTGGTGTTTGGAAGGCTTGCGGAAGTCTGTGGAGAGTATCTTGCCAAAGGGAGATCGGTTTACGTGGAGGGTTCCATCAGAACCCGTTCATGGGACGACAGGGAAGGAAACAAGAGGTATACGACCGAGATCGTGGGAAGAACCGTGCAGTTTCTCTCTCCCAGAGGGGAGGGCGGAAGGCAAAGCCGCTCCGAGGTGCCTCCGCCCGAGGATGATTTCACCTACGAAGAGGGCACTGGCATGACGGACGACGACGTTCCGTTCTGA